The following are encoded in a window of Vigna unguiculata cultivar IT97K-499-35 chromosome 8, ASM411807v1, whole genome shotgun sequence genomic DNA:
- the LOC114193918 gene encoding ethylene-responsive transcription factor ERF014-like has product MVKPEMKINTESSKAFSSSSAAASSEKKKKFKGVRMRSWGSWVSEIRAPNQKTRIWLGSYSTAEAAARAYDAALLCLKGSSANLNFPSSSSSHYIPQDTVMSPKSIQRVAAAAAAAATTTPFSPSPPPSPPSPPLASTSSSSLVSSPSISSSSPSDQIDDDVSLLSPFGAYTPPPPSLNCDQAHESMAMMEYWYDLEALQSPKYADQMLSGAFFDIDSTHLFDDLYEETDIRLWSFC; this is encoded by the coding sequence ATGGTTAAGCCAGAGATGAAGATCAACACAGAATCATCGAAGGCATTTTCCTCTTCATCAGCAGCAGCATCAagtgagaagaagaagaagttcaAGGGAGTGAGAATGAGAAGCTGGGGCTCATGGGTTTCAGAGATTAGAGCACCAAACCAGAAAACTAGAATATGGTTGGGATCTTATTCAACTGCTGAAGCCGCAGCAAGAGCCTATGATGCTGCACTACTTTGCCTTAAAGGTTCCTCAGCCAATCTCAACTTCCCTTCAAGCTCCTCCTCACACTACATTCCTCAAGACACTGTCATGTCCCCAAAATCAATCCAAAGAGTGGCTGCAgcagctgctgctgctgctacCACCACCCCATTTTCTCCATCTCCACCAccttctcctccttctcctcctcttGCTTCAACCTCTTCCTCCTCATTGGTCTCATCCCCATCAATCTCATCATCATCTCCCTCAGACCAAATTGACGATGATGTCTCACTTCTGTCACCATTTGGGGCTTACACTCCTCCTCCACCTTCACTTAACTGTGATCAAGCACATGAATCAATGGCCATGATGGAATATTGGTATGACTTGGAGGCCTTACAATCACCAAAGTATGCTGATCAAATGCTAAGTGGGGCATTCTTTGACATTGATTCAACACACTTGTTTGATGATCTCTATGAAGAAACTGACATTCGTTTGTGGAGTTTCTGCTGA